From Rhodococcus sp. B7740, one genomic window encodes:
- a CDS encoding phosphotransferase family protein: MRKLTVWTTDGFSRNLVLRTYTEPASVQHAQDSLERESAALTALSRSAVPVPELMAFDSTATHCEYPSLLMTHLPGSTVLSDAGVDDRVPLLARQLVEIHAVDSSTRPREYQARTTADTVVVPARAEAAVWAAAIDVLRRPVPTYDGRVLHRDFQPGNVLFDVSQNAAPRITGVVDWAGASWGPTDLDVAHCSTNLALLHGPQWGPRFALAYEEAGGALSESTLTRQYWRVRDALACSEEVQSWAAPWRDAGRIDLTPRLVEDRLNAYVSMLMDQCGH; this comes from the coding sequence ATGCGGAAGCTGACCGTCTGGACCACCGATGGATTCAGTCGGAACCTCGTGTTGCGCACCTATACAGAACCAGCCAGTGTGCAGCACGCACAGGACTCGTTGGAGCGGGAAAGCGCAGCTTTGACAGCGCTTTCGAGGTCAGCCGTACCGGTCCCCGAACTGATGGCATTCGATTCCACAGCCACTCATTGCGAGTATCCCTCGCTACTGATGACTCATCTGCCGGGTTCGACGGTTCTCTCCGACGCGGGCGTGGACGATAGAGTCCCCCTCCTCGCTCGGCAACTCGTCGAGATTCATGCAGTGGATTCCAGTACTCGGCCCCGTGAGTATCAGGCGAGGACGACGGCCGATACCGTCGTGGTCCCTGCACGGGCCGAAGCGGCTGTGTGGGCCGCCGCGATCGACGTACTTCGCAGGCCTGTACCCACATACGACGGGCGAGTTCTGCATCGCGACTTCCAACCCGGGAATGTTCTGTTCGACGTATCGCAGAACGCCGCGCCCAGGATCACCGGGGTTGTCGACTGGGCGGGGGCATCATGGGGGCCGACGGATCTCGACGTGGCACATTGTTCGACCAACCTGGCTCTGCTGCACGGGCCGCAGTGGGGACCACGGTTCGCCCTCGCCTACGAAGAGGCCGGCGGCGCTCTCTCCGAAAGCACTCTGACGCGACAGTATTGGCGCGTACGCGATGCACTGGCCTGCTCAGAGGAGGTGCAGTCCTGGGCCGCCCCGTGGCGCGATGCGGGCCGCATCGACTTGACGCCGCGACTTGTGGAGGATCGATTGAACGCGTACGTCTCGATGTTGATGGACCAATGTGGTCACTGA
- a CDS encoding polyketide cyclase — translation MNRESVVASRHVSQVIGCTPDEVYEFAANPANLPRWAAGLANSPVTIEGDRLLAESPMRQVTVRFVPHNDLGVLDHDVTLPAGTVVNNPVRVLSHPNGAEILFTVRQIELSDEEFERDLWMVAEDLRRLKEVLETQ, via the coding sequence ATGAATCGAGAATCCGTCGTGGCAAGTCGGCATGTCAGTCAGGTCATCGGGTGTACACCCGATGAGGTGTACGAGTTCGCGGCGAACCCTGCGAACCTACCGAGATGGGCAGCAGGACTGGCGAACAGTCCCGTGACCATCGAGGGCGACAGACTTCTCGCTGAATCGCCGATGAGACAGGTGACAGTACGTTTCGTGCCACACAACGACCTGGGCGTCCTCGACCATGACGTGACGCTGCCGGCAGGGACCGTTGTGAACAATCCCGTACGGGTGCTGAGCCACCCGAATGGCGCGGAAATCTTGTTCACGGTGCGTCAAATCGAACTCAGCGACGAAGAATTTGAGCGCGACCTCTGGATGGTGGCCGAAGACCTGAGAAGGCTGAAGGAAGTACTGGAAACTCAGTGA
- a CDS encoding helix-turn-helix domain-containing protein, with translation MLSQQRTYTEFPAPVEGIRCTWQRRSHAGDRPLIVPDGCVDLIWFSDGRLEVAGPDTAARRAVTVAPVEMVGVRLAPAVARRVSAIPIGELCDQQPHVADLGASLMEVARSLADHDANAAMPARRKLLADLTVRAMRPAEDGLVLAAVRVLEARPGIKVVDLADGLGIGVRQLHRKFVDEVGYGPKMLARVLRVGRLVDVAATVPDLASLSYAARFASQAHMCDDVRALTTLTPVRFLEERRGPSYVGSLV, from the coding sequence ATGCTGTCGCAGCAGAGGACGTACACCGAGTTTCCCGCGCCCGTCGAGGGGATTCGGTGCACCTGGCAGCGTCGATCGCACGCGGGGGACCGGCCGTTGATCGTTCCCGACGGATGTGTGGATCTGATCTGGTTCTCCGACGGACGACTGGAGGTGGCGGGCCCGGATACCGCAGCTCGACGAGCCGTCACGGTTGCTCCGGTAGAGATGGTCGGCGTGCGTCTCGCTCCTGCCGTAGCTCGACGGGTCAGTGCGATTCCGATCGGCGAACTGTGCGATCAGCAACCGCATGTCGCAGATTTGGGAGCGTCGTTGATGGAGGTTGCCCGTTCCCTCGCTGATCACGATGCGAACGCTGCGATGCCTGCGCGGCGAAAGCTCCTCGCCGACCTGACTGTTCGGGCCATGAGGCCTGCCGAGGACGGGCTGGTCCTGGCCGCTGTGCGGGTACTCGAGGCGCGGCCGGGTATCAAAGTCGTCGATCTCGCCGACGGCTTGGGAATCGGTGTCCGGCAGTTGCATCGGAAGTTCGTCGACGAGGTCGGCTACGGACCGAAGATGCTCGCCCGAGTGCTGCGAGTCGGTCGGCTCGTCGACGTCGCCGCCACCGTTCCCGATCTGGCGTCACTCTCGTATGCCGCGCGATTTGCGAGTCAGGCGCACATGTGTGACGACGTGCGTGCACTCACCACACTGACACCCGTCCGATTTCTGGAAGAACGCCGCGGACCGTCATACGTAGGGTCGCTGGTATGA
- a CDS encoding TetR/AcrR family transcriptional regulator: protein MARTSETRDKVVEVALRLFREEGFQATTMRRIADEAGVSLGNAYYYFAGKDELVNELYIVIQRDHRERALDVLVDGGSLSENLAAVLHSGLDVMEPYHAFGGSFLQLALPTRSSSSPFSQESSDARSMAIDLMRTTLETSKQKVPTSLKDVLPQLLWMIYMGVTLHWVTDSSDNQARTRTLVDGLVPVVAKAVRLARLPVARGLVTDVAGLLKRMTSPEGLEQ, encoded by the coding sequence ATGGCTCGCACGTCCGAGACTCGCGACAAGGTGGTCGAGGTAGCACTACGTCTCTTTCGCGAGGAAGGGTTTCAAGCGACCACGATGCGTCGCATCGCCGACGAAGCGGGCGTCTCTCTCGGGAATGCGTACTACTACTTCGCCGGCAAGGACGAGCTGGTCAACGAGTTGTACATCGTGATTCAGCGCGACCACCGCGAGCGCGCCCTCGACGTTCTCGTCGACGGCGGTTCGCTGTCCGAAAACCTTGCTGCCGTTCTACATTCCGGCTTGGACGTCATGGAGCCGTATCACGCCTTCGGTGGCTCCTTCCTGCAGCTGGCGCTGCCCACGAGGTCCAGTTCCAGCCCGTTCTCGCAGGAATCGTCCGACGCGAGGTCCATGGCCATCGACCTCATGCGCACCACCTTGGAAACGTCGAAGCAGAAGGTTCCGACGTCTCTGAAAGACGTGCTTCCACAGCTGCTCTGGATGATCTACATGGGTGTCACCCTTCACTGGGTCACCGATTCCTCGGACAACCAGGCACGCACCCGCACATTGGTCGACGGGCTCGTACCAGTGGTTGCCAAAGCCGTACGCCTCGCTCGACTCCCGGTGGCGCGGGGGCTGGTCACCGACGTGGCCGGGCTGTTGAAACGCATGACGTCCCCAGAAGGGCTCGAACAATGA